The Telopea speciosissima isolate NSW1024214 ecotype Mountain lineage chromosome 11, Tspe_v1, whole genome shotgun sequence genome includes the window aaatctaaaaagacttaattaccctcatttATTTGTtaccctaaactaattgaaaatgaccattttaccctttgtttttatttttataaatgaaaagacctaattgctctcatttatgtattaccctaacttaatttgaaaagactattttacctctaaatatttgttcctaaaaaccccaaaatgccctcatcctccccaaatcatcatcttcttttacatacccaccaccaccaccgccactgccacccaccattaaaGAAAATAGATAGTCTTTTCGAGCGAGGGAACTCACTCCACAAGAGTTTGATCGACTTGTGATTTTAGGGGGAGGTCTCAAACTGGAAGATCTATGGACTCCACATAACAAGTGCCCCAAACAGCAAGTGGAGAGAGGGTTCAAAGTCTGAAATCAAACCCAACAGAGGATATGGAACCAACCTTTATTACTGGCTTTGATCTCAAAACCCCACTTTTTGTTTCGATCTGAAACTCAGCAAGGTAAGTCGCTCCTCTGTTTGTGAACACTCCTCCAAATCTGAAGCTGAATGGTCCAAGGATGAGGGACATTTCAACTATCTTCCCTTTTCTCAGATTACCACCCAAAATAGGAGATAGAGTGATCCACTTCAAAGAATGATTGCAGCAGAAATCcaaggaaaaaaacaagaacGAAACAGAAAGGAAAGGATGGTAATCAAACCCGAGGAGAACTAGGAATGAATCGAGCAGGGAAagtgagaaaaagagaaatgcaGAGCGTAATCACGGTTCGGATTCAAACTTGTTCCAACCGACTGTTATTTttaatggtggtgatggtgttaatggtgggtggcggtggtggtggtggtggtggtgggtatgtaaaagaagatgatttggggaaaaCGAGgacattttggggtttttaggaacaaatatttaggggtaaaatagtcttttcaaattaggttagggtaatacataaatgagggtaattaggtcttttcatttataaaaataaaataaagggtaaaatgatcattttcaattagtttagggtaacaaataagtgagggtaattaagtctttttagatttaagaaaatggagcaaagggtaaaatggtcaaaattttggcatgtatggtatttaacggattggacctatctggcatttgcggtgtaaagcaggggtggtacatggaatattgaGAGGTCATACGCAGAATATTGAATCGCTTAGGGggatacgaggaatattgggtacTTTCTAGAGGGGTACATGTACTTTACCCTCATTATAATTGTGGGCATTGGTACCAGGATGGAATCGATTCTAAGTTCTAAAAAACAAGTTTCTCTTTTCAAAGTTTAAGCTAAGTTAAGATACatcaaaccatggttcttggtcttccCTTTTGTCAATTATCAAATGTGCCTTTTTACCTAGAAGTACTCCCTGAGGGCATAAACTTGCAAAAGCATTCTGAGCAAAGAGACACTTGCAAAGTAGAATTGTTGCCGAATACACCTATAGGGCAGActaaattttgctgctacacttgtagcaagAATACAAAGCTGGCagtcaaggaaatgggatcgtaaagggtattttagaaaatattaaaacctaCGAGTGTATTTATAAATccaaagggaaagtgaattattccattaccttggctgccagccttgtagcagcaaaattttttccctcCCTGTCCTTTCTCCAACACGGAAGAATGCTACTAAAAAGGGGCATCCGTTTCTTTAGGTGGTTATAGCCATCGTATTGctagcatggttttagtgcacggtatcgaaaCGGGTGTCGGTAACCTACAAACtcgatatgatactgatacggtatcggcctggatcgaacaaaattacccctaaatcttctttaaaaatgaattttctgaccattttaccccttatctgTACCGTGCTACCGACACGGTATCAGTGAATAGcaaaatcgatatgtatcactCAATACTGACGATACGATACCCATACTTAGAACTATGATTGCTAGTGTCTTTCAACTAAATCGGGTCCTACTCGAGTTGAATTGGGTCAAACCAAAAAACATAAGGAAGAATCTTGTTAGCAGCCAAATTTagtgaaaaataaattataacatTTCTTTTTGTACCTACTAACATAAATGTAAAATATTTTACCCTTGGTCtaaagaattttttaaaaattataaattttaaacaAAGATTTTAAACTCAGAATCAATTATTGGATGGGAATCTATCAGAAGtggtcccaaaaaccctagaatcaaccCCTAAAAAATGAAACTCAGCAATCCAGCCCCTAAAATATGAAACTCAGCAATTCAGcccccaaaaaatatttgagaCGGCTGCTCCCGAACAACCAAAACTAGGGCCGGAATCGAGATGGATCACGACACCAATTCTGATCCAAATCGGCAATTCAACCGATCCAATTCCAATATTTGAAAACCGTGGTCTAAGTTCTtcattttggtgacaacaagaaaCACCCAAAATAAATATCCCTCGTCACCCAGCAGGTCCTGAACCACCCCTAGTATTGTCCAACACAACAAATGGAAACTTGGTTGTTCTATAATTTCTATAGaatcttcaacccaaaaaaaataaaaaaatttctaaagAATCCAATTCCGGGATCAGTGACTCAAACTAAAATTGGGCAGTCTTGGATAATGGACAATGTAATCCCATGTCCAAAGAATTATTTGTATTGAGTACGAACCACGCAATGATACTGTCTCTAGCCCAACCTATGATTTCTGTTTCTCTTCATCTCTCGCTGTCCTACCCTTCATGGATACCTTGGTGATTGGCTATTTGGATTCCCACAAAAGGGAATTTAaggagaaaaaccaaaaaaaaacaaagaggaagAGTCGGAACGAGGACATAAATTCTAAACAAACTAGTTTATATTGTGGCGAGCATATGAAGTAAGCTTCAAAGCCATGCCCAAGCCATTCCTTTCTTCCCTACTATTATAACTTTCTTTGCTCCCAAGCGTAGAATCCATCTTCTTATATAACATCTACCATGCTAAAACCTGCAATCCAAATTCCACAATCTACCTGATCTCAAACATGCCTCTCATTGCTTATTCTGATGATGATATGGCTTCCTCGTCCACAACTAAACTCTTCGGTCGAGAACGATCACTACATGATGTCCTTGGGGGAGGAACAGGTATTATTTCACTACTTGCTCTGGCCTTTCTTTCAAATTACAACAACCCACACAGGTCCCCTTGGAAATTATTAAAAGCAATCACCTAACACTGTTCTGCTATTAAAATGATGTTTGATTTTTGCAGTTGCAAATTTGGTGTTATGGAGGAACAGGAACTTATCAGCTGCATTTCTCATTGGGCTCACAGTGATGTGGTTTCTTTTTGAGATTGTCGAGTATCACTTTCTTACACTTGTCTGTCACATCTTCATCACTGTTATGCTCATTGTCTTCATTTGGTCCAACGGCGCCCCGCTCTTCAACCGGTGACCTCTTTTTCGAACCTCATTTTATTAGATTCATCTATTTGAGAACACCAGCCCTGAGTGACAAGCACCAAAGCTGATAGCCGGCCATGAGTGGCGATACAGCACCAGCAGAAACTATCCTTAAATACCAAAGCAACTAAATTAATACACTAGAttctcacaactcacaagagaCTTCTCAATTTAGCCCAAAGAGTACTGCAACAAGAAATGCGAACCCACCCACCCCCTCTGAAAATACTGCTTTTGGATTATGGAGGCCTTTGAGATTAGATTAGATCTCTTGTTTGGTTCTCAGTTTAGCTGTCCTAATTCCCACTTTGTCTCTTCAGGGACCCTCCAACTATACCTAAAATCGTCTTATCGGAGTCGGCATTCCAAGAAGTAGCTGCAGGCTTCCACAAGAAGCTCAACCGGTTCATATTAATCCTCTATGACATTGCATGCGGAAAGGAGTTGGGCCTCTTCATTTTGGTATCTGAATCTAGTTCCTGTTCTCTTCACtctgtttctattttgaatCACAACTTCGATAACATGATTCCAACTATAAATGCACTCAGGTCATTGCTACCCTCTGGATACTATCAACCATCACTGCCTATTTCAGCACTGTGAATCTTGTATATTTCGGTAAGAAAATAtagttttctttgaatttctgCAACTTCAGTTCACGTCTATACTTGAAACTCGGGAACTGACTTTTTGAGCGTGTACCAAGGTTTCCTCTGCATGATGTCGCTGCCAGCTCTTTATGAGCACTATGAGCAAGAAGTGGATTATCTCGTGAGCAAGAGCAACCAGGACATGAAAAAATTATACAAGAAATTTGACTCGGAAGTTCTTAACAAGATTCCCAGAGGTCCGGTTAATAAGAAATTCAAATAGAGTGGAGATGCATGTTCGATGATAATCTGTTGAAAATTATGGGTAACAATTTCATTCAAGATAAGAGAGTTGTTAATGTGGGATTAAAATGAGATCTCTAATCTTTGTTAAGAGATCCAAATTTCCATGGAACTTCCTAAtaatttaatataaatatttattcaATAATAAAGAATCCCTCAATCTTGGTTGGAAATTCAAGCCCATCCATAACATGCAGGAAGGCAAGGCACGAACAATCTGGAATCATTTGccatttctgttttttctccACCCCACCTCAACCGCCacccttttttctcttctttgtatTCAGAGATAAATTTCATgatgtgttttgtttctctgtGTCAAGTAAAACAATGCCCATGAAGACCGCAATGGAAGAAAACTCGAAACAAAAGGGAAGATGAATTTTATTCCAAGGGCGTAGAGAATCTTGAGGCGTAGTGATAAAATATTCTTCTCATCATTTGACAGCATACTCTTGGCTCCACTTCTGTAAGGACTAAGGGATGGATGCACGCGATGCATAAAGCCCAGTATGAATCACAACCTGATACATTATATCCAAACAATGGTATAGATGCTGAAATGATGTCCACATCGCCTATGTAATAAATTATGAACACTGTTGTTCATGCAACATAAAGTGTCCATTCTGACTTTCCAATCCAACATGGACATGATTCAGCTAATATAAAGATCACGTTTAGCAGTCTTGATTAAGGAAAAGATGAACAAAATGGAATTGATAATACCTAAAAACAAGGCACAACATGCAATTGAGAACAATGCTCTCACATGACTTACAGTAGGGGGTTGAACTCGGTACTGACTACAAAAATACACAATAATACCTGGTGAGTTACTTCTCAGATAGGTAAACAAGAATATATCCTGCGACCCCATTGTTGTAAGTTTGCTTGTGACCTTTGCTGATAACTACAAGTTAGCAAATTTTCTATAGCGCATCATACGGATACAGGACTGAATGGTTCACTTGTTACTGTCGAGAAGGTAGCCTTCAACATGAAGGTTTGCCCTTTTGGCCTGCCaccaatcaaaacatacagCGTCAAGGATGTCAATCCTAAATATGAGACCACCTATGCAGTaattacatataaaaaaaagattagTTGAGATTCAAATGCCTAAATgttcaaaccaaaccagatTGAGAGAGAATGGCAGCTGCCACAACCTGCCTCCTCAGCAATAAGAGAAGCAGTACTGTAAAATATCACCaaatgaagaaagagagaggtgcTTGGTGGACTTATAGAATGTAAACCAGTTTGTGTAGacttctagaaaaaaaaaaaacaaacagcaCTATGTGGGATTCAAAAACATGTGACACACCACAACACCTATTCTCCAACAACTAGGATATTAGAGAATGATGTTTGTTGCATCACATAATTGACAAACTTAATGGAGGAATTAAAGATAAATATGAGGAGCTTGAGGATGTGCAATTTTAACTGATTAAAGTATTCAAGTTTGAAATGAACCTGGCTAATTACTGGAACCTGCTGGACATAATTAACAGATCTCTTCATCCTCTGAGAGCTACAACGTGCTTGGTTGGAAGAATTAACATCTTGGAACAATTTTAAAGCTGGACATTCTGGGGAAATGGATGGAGTAACTATAGCTGGTGTCGAAGTAAGAGCTGTGAAGGGCATATACTTCATTGGAACTAATGGGGTAATGGGAACAACTCCTGACCTTGGCGTCTGTGGCAAACTTGCAGCTGTTGTCACCGGTGAACAGGGACTCTGTGAGGGGACTGCAATCAGGGGAATACCCATGGGTTGATAACACATTCCAACCATGCCCATTCCAAAACCCATCCCTACTCCACCTCCTGTGCCAATGTTCAGGCTTCTGGGCATGAATGGAGAAAACTGGGGCGGATGTACACTTTGAACACCAGCTGGTGAAACATATGGAGCTTTCAGGCTACCTCCCCCCATCGACATCATCTGATGAATGGAAGCACAAAAAGCAATTGCATTAAACCTAGTTAAAAGAATAACACAGCAACAAAAATAGATATACATGGTGGATTTTCCTTACCTCCACTTGCAGTTTAAGGGCTTTGAGCTATTGAATGGTCCGATCCAACACTGAAGCTCTGTCTGACTGAAATGCAGCACAAATTCAGTTTGTAATCAGTATAACATTTAACAATCTTTTGGGAAAGCGTTGGGAGCTGAAGATCATAGTTGGATAAAACTTAGGTGAGTAGGGCTTATATGGGTCTGAAACACAAGCTCTTAGCAACAGCCTCACTAATGTAACCATATTTTACATATCTAGCCTTGGGGATACCATCGTTTGTGTATTTTCAATGTGAAAAACAGAATTGTTTAGTGTTGGCAAACTTTCACATGGTTCTTTATGCATTGAAACAGAACAGGGAAAATAATGAATCTGGTTATCACAAATCCATTTAAAGTACTAGCAAATTTAATAGAGGGAGCAGATAGAATtgatgaaaaacaaaaagataaatCTACACAGCTGCGTTCCAGCAGTAATTTCCAGTATTAAAAGGTTGGCAAAATTCCATTTTACACAACTCTGTTTTGGAAGGGCTTCTTAAATGGTCAACCATTTTGAGGAATGTGGACTGACAATATAGCACTTCCAACCACTGGACAGAGAGGACATGGTCTGGATCAGCCACCTGTTTACTTTCAGAGACTAATTTAAACCAAATACCGTCAaagtattggcatgcatccccaTATATGCTTATgcactgtttgagttaaaataataccgcaagcgtacgggtcaatcgtagctacgggtcgaacacgaggagatatacgccactctatttaattaacttaaaagtaatgcaaagtggaccaaattaaagtattaaattaaactaattaaactaatgaaaattaatgcatcctaactcataagcatctaacaaaattaagggattaaattggcgtcctaacacatgagcatctaacctatcaaactaaagcgaattgaaaggaataacaaaaacgtagccacacttcataatcacataaaaagaaataagggaataaaagtgcatgcacataccacaaccatataaaaaaaataaaagaaatagagggagaagaagaagaagatagagagagatagaggaaagggagaatgagattaagggtttagagaatgagataccttgatgtgcttgaatacttgaataaactcaccatggcttcctcttctaaatctccatgtcttgtcatcaacataggaacttagactaggaagctttaaactaaaactattacaaccattaaactagacttatgaaatcaaaactaagaacttaagccaaaaataggaaaagaagagaaaatttcactaagtgaatgaaataaaaattacacaaaaaaactgaattaaaattgaactagaaactaactaaaaactgaactaaaaaaactactaactccttacaacccagagggtaaggggtatttataagaggaagagaggagaagagagaagagggaagtgtaggagaaatattccctaagaaaagagaatattctcttctccttcctcttttacaatgccttgaatcctaagaaaaaagaaaaaaatagaaagaagaagaagagaaaattgtttacatagaccttctatttctagaaaagtaaacttccaattctaacaagtgcttccttttctttgtagatatcttctccaagcaataaaatcaaagcatctttgatttttcaactttccataggtgagagaatatctttcaaaataaatctatcccaaatagaattccagaagtacccttgagaagttggaggagagagagagtaagggtgatgactaggattctttcaagaataaataaaatatccattctgtccttcagaaaacgtggagcatggggtgcttatataggcctcaccactgtgttccttacgaaaaatcacccaaaatagacccaaatttcgtccaatttggagttcgggagcccaagatatctcaagttgaagttggactgtccagagccctccaaatggaatctttcgggtacaggaaatataacttctggttattgcgttaaggcccctagaatccgaactttcgcttcactttatctccggccgactgtcaataattgcaaataaacccctatagaccattttcacgcttcgttacggaaacggccgtaacttcttcgtttcaactcggaatcaagtgccgtttgaaccgttacgaagctgactcgatgggctacacatccaagccattaacacctttaaacaacttaaaaacatttctttagcatcatctcttccattttctcaagaattcacctaaaacctaaaaagcacaaaaaaacaccgagtaactctgtccaatgtggtaaaatgtatgatttatgccctaagatttcacacataaatgtgctcatcagattcccccacacttgaacgttacttgtcctcaagtaaa containing:
- the LOC122646255 gene encoding reticulon-like protein B9; translated protein: MPLIAYSDDDMASSSTTKLFGRERSLHDVLGGGTVANLVLWRNRNLSAAFLIGLTVMWFLFEIVEYHFLTLVCHIFITVMLIVFIWSNGAPLFNRDPPTIPKIVLSESAFQEVAAGFHKKLNRFILILYDIACGKELGLFILVIATLWILSTITAYFSTVNLVYFGFLCMMSLPALYEHYEQEVDYLVSKSNQDMKKLYKKFDSEVLNKIPRGPVNKKFK